In Pieris napi chromosome 2, ilPieNapi1.2, whole genome shotgun sequence, the following proteins share a genomic window:
- the LOC125057471 gene encoding threonine aspartase 1, which translates to MNGFIAVHCGAGYHSDTLRKDYQKTCYVACKKAAQALNEGGNAVDAVEKAIIELENSALTNAGYGSNLSWDGVVECDASIMNGQTLHFGACGAVSNVWNPISLAKQLCIKQCDNLSLGRVPPCILTGKGAKTWAERMGLEIVDDKKMISPRAFRNYKHCKRKLKRYSLQNDVRFSPLDTVGAICVDSYGVVAAGASSGGVSLKHEGRVGQAASFGSGVWAAMSRDGTTPSVASCTSGCGEHLIRTQLAKNTAESLMESSPVISLDKCLKEKFLESPFLWDVPERLGGALSLMFNPQIGEGELLWGHTTKTMCVGYMSTQTAKPKCIMSYLPPIVIAGHKAVVSGVPFNVPTQPYPQFQWEIKTEHSINGSL; encoded by the exons ATGAATGGATTTATTGCTGTACATTGtg GGGCAGGCTACCATAGTGATACTCTAAGAAAGGATTACCaaaaaacatgttatgttGCATGCAAAAAAGCAGCTCAAGCACTTAATGAGGGAGGAAATGCTGTAGATGCCGTAGAAAAAGCTATAATTG AATTAGAAAATAGTGCACTAACAAATGCAGGCTATGGATCCAATTTAAGTTGGGATGGTGTTGTAGAATGTGATGCATCAATAATGAATGGCCAAACACTTCATTTTGGTGCCTGTGGAGCAGTCTCAAATGTATGGAACCCAATATCACTAGCAAAACAACTCTGTATAAAACAATGTGATAATCTTTCACTAGGTAGAGTTCCGCCTTGTATTCTCACAGGCAAAGGTGCAAAGACATGGGCTGAAAGAATGGGATTAGAAATTGTTGATGATAAGAAAATGATATCTCCTAGAGCATTTCggaattataaacattgcAAGAGAAAGTTAAAAAGATATTCCTTACAAAACGATGTAAGATTTAGTCCTTTAGACACAGTAGGAGCCATATGTGTTGACTCATATGGAGTTGTTGCAGCTGGAGCAAGTTCTGGTGGGGTTTCTTTAAAACATGAAGGGAGGGTCGGGCAAGCTGCTTCTTTTGGAAGTGGAGTTTGGGCAGCTATGAGTAGAGATGGGACAACACCTTCTGTAGCTTCTTGTACATCAGGATGTGGTGAGCATTTAATCCGTACACAATTGGCTAAAAATACTGCTGAGAGCTTGATGGAATCTTCTCCGGTAATAAGTCtagataaatgtttaaaagaaaagtttttGGAATCACCATTTCTGTGGGATGTACCAGAAAGATTAGGAGGTGCTTTATCTTTAATGTTTAATCCTCAAATTGGAGAAGGTGAATTATTATGGGGCCACACTACAAAAACAATGTGTGTAGGTTACATGTCAACACAGACGGCAAAGCCTAAG tGCATTATGTCATATTTACCACCAATAGTGATTGCTGGACACAAAGCTGTTGTGTCTGGAGTCCCATTTAATGTTCCTACTCAACCATATCCTCAATTTCAATGGGAAATTAAAACTGAACATAGCATAAATGGATCTCTGTGA